From Candidatus Cloacimonadaceae bacterium, one genomic window encodes:
- a CDS encoding ATP-binding cassette domain-containing protein yields MHPILTTENLAKSFLFKGEKKPILEGINFSIDSGRFVSIIGSSGCGKSTFLELLAGITFPDAGCIIYQNNDITGKSGCLGYMPQDDLLFPWLNVFDNAMLPLRVKNLDLEKGKRKIAELLPVFGLENHEKHLPHQLSGGLCQRVAFLRTYMTGSELLLLDEPFASLDAITRSQMQAWLKDITRELKLSVILVTHDIDEAIILSDSIHLMTGTPGSFTESFDLASITNALSLRDRIRESISAQLGFTPVSNLP; encoded by the coding sequence ATGCATCCCATTCTGACGACCGAGAATCTGGCAAAGTCCTTCCTTTTCAAGGGAGAAAAAAAACCGATCCTGGAAGGAATCAATTTTTCGATTGATAGTGGTAGATTTGTCTCGATCATCGGTTCCAGCGGATGCGGGAAAAGTACTTTTCTGGAACTGCTTGCCGGAATCACGTTCCCCGATGCGGGATGTATCATATACCAAAATAATGACATTACGGGAAAGAGCGGCTGCCTTGGATACATGCCCCAGGACGATCTGCTCTTCCCTTGGTTGAACGTCTTTGACAACGCGATGCTCCCGCTACGCGTCAAGAATCTTGACCTGGAAAAGGGCAAACGCAAAATTGCGGAGTTGCTCCCCGTTTTCGGATTGGAAAACCATGAAAAGCATCTGCCGCATCAACTCTCCGGGGGCTTGTGCCAAAGAGTGGCATTTTTGAGAACTTACATGACCGGATCGGAGCTTTTGTTATTAGACGAACCTTTCGCTTCTTTAGATGCGATCACGAGATCGCAAATGCAAGCCTGGCTGAAAGATATCACCCGCGAATTAAAGCTCTCTGTGATATTGGTCACCCATGATATCGATGAAGCCATTATCCTCTCCGACTCCATCCATCTGATGACCGGCACTCCCGGCAGTTTCACGGAGAGCTTTGACCTTGCGTCCATAACCAATGCTCTATCCCTGAGAGACAGGATCCGGGAAAGTATCTCAGCTCAGCTCGGTTTTACTCCAGTTTCAAATCTTCCTTGA
- a CDS encoding CsgG/HfaB family protein, whose protein sequence is MRFLKYLMPLIFITLLLVSGCSKNVSLYNTAKKQYKHGNLEAALQTNVQSLTIKPGYVKAQDLLKDIYPRLIRIREEKIAKLAASDDALKWDKLYKEYTELDAIQTKVKDLPRLMNPKTGEVIYFDFKDYNPNIRESKTNAAEYHYSSGIKLARSGNSTDIQKEAAKEFKLAQEFIPGYKDSASRYEQARKLAIKRIAIMAFEDKSGSKSKYGGIPEMLVDSIIGSLLQDKSASEFLEIITRDQINTVLLEQKLGASGLVDEKSSANVGMLLGAHEIMTGKILQINYVQPRTVDLEKKETANVTVSEETYIDVEGNERTRAIKGDVSCLYTKYTKTAGAQITASYTIVDVSTGRIKIQDNFTSEENWSDVWARKGAGDERALSPSTKALIAKSEPLPPSDVELVNRAVRKLSGMFISQIKNYVK, encoded by the coding sequence ATGCGCTTTTTAAAGTATCTTATGCCATTGATCTTCATTACGCTGCTATTGGTGAGCGGATGCAGTAAAAACGTTTCATTGTACAATACCGCCAAGAAACAGTATAAGCACGGAAATCTGGAAGCTGCCCTACAGACGAATGTGCAATCGCTGACTATCAAGCCCGGCTACGTCAAAGCACAGGATCTGCTCAAGGATATCTATCCCCGTCTGATCAGGATCCGTGAAGAGAAGATCGCCAAGCTCGCAGCTTCGGATGACGCGCTCAAATGGGACAAACTCTATAAGGAATACACAGAACTGGACGCGATTCAAACCAAGGTGAAAGACCTTCCCAGGTTGATGAACCCCAAGACCGGCGAAGTGATCTATTTTGATTTTAAGGATTACAACCCGAATATACGTGAGAGCAAGACCAACGCTGCCGAGTATCATTACTCCAGCGGCATCAAACTCGCACGCAGCGGAAACAGCACGGACATCCAAAAAGAAGCCGCCAAAGAGTTTAAACTGGCGCAGGAGTTTATTCCAGGATACAAGGATTCCGCCTCCCGCTATGAGCAGGCACGCAAGCTCGCGATCAAACGCATCGCCATCATGGCTTTCGAGGACAAAAGCGGCTCAAAAAGCAAGTATGGTGGCATCCCGGAAATGCTGGTCGATTCCATCATTGGCTCTCTTTTGCAGGACAAAAGCGCCAGCGAGTTTTTGGAGATCATCACCCGCGATCAGATCAATACAGTACTGCTCGAGCAGAAACTCGGCGCTTCCGGTTTGGTCGATGAAAAAAGCTCGGCAAATGTGGGTATGCTCCTTGGCGCACATGAGATCATGACCGGCAAGATATTACAGATCAATTATGTCCAACCTCGCACCGTTGACTTGGAAAAGAAGGAAACCGCCAATGTCACAGTGAGCGAGGAAACCTATATCGACGTCGAAGGCAATGAACGCACCCGAGCCATCAAAGGCGACGTCTCTTGCCTCTATACCAAATACACCAAAACCGCAGGCGCTCAGATCACGGCTTCATACACGATCGTGGATGTCTCCACCGGCAGGATCAAAATCCAAGACAATTTCACTTCCGAAGAAAACTGGTCGGACGTCTGGGCAAGAAAGGGCGCCGGAGACGAAAGAGCGCTCTCCCCCTCTACCAAAGCTCTGATCGCCAAATCCGAACCTCTGCCGCCATCTGATGTCGAGTTGGTCAACCGCGCCGTTCGCAAACTCAGTGGTATGTTCATTTCCCAGATCAAAAACTACGTCAAATGA
- a CDS encoding LPP20 family lipoprotein yields MKIVKITLLLIIIWMLCSCSFSKAVPTWTKAEPIDPAFYSSVVNINKGIANYKDRAFDNAVKNISMQISVQVDAQLSLIDTESSGIPRSEFVSQIQTSSRALLTDVQLTGTYESKKEYWAYYRLSKDIYRSQRMRRRDLAVSQALGQLIQYDNAGSDIATGIPLLLEALEQVVDYLDLDLSADYLSQRINLYNELSRRLRQLPLQLTFSADPSILEMVAKQKTEKRILITLNYKKDDQQNYGCDHFPLVFRFSRGSGKMPLSGMTDSKGQYLLPVERITSFEANQLIEVGIDKSHYAKRLTNPIIRKLLDTIVFKHAQIPIRVGKPKVCLQYSFNDSKGTIYRKVLQDRLIDMDIDITDSPQSADYIIEVKIVSRPGTYISALNLHSAFGDVYCAIKNARSGEIIISDTIQNVKNNAPRMLQAETDAELSAVNALSDGVLYRLVMASIMAD; encoded by the coding sequence ATGAAAATAGTAAAGATCACGCTGCTTCTGATCATTATTTGGATGCTTTGTTCTTGCAGCTTTTCCAAAGCGGTGCCGACTTGGACAAAAGCGGAACCGATCGATCCCGCTTTCTATTCCAGTGTAGTCAATATCAACAAAGGCATCGCCAACTACAAGGATCGTGCATTTGATAACGCAGTGAAGAATATCTCCATGCAGATCAGCGTTCAGGTGGACGCGCAGCTATCCCTGATCGATACAGAGAGTTCCGGCATCCCGCGATCGGAGTTTGTTTCACAGATTCAAACCAGTTCAAGAGCGTTGTTGACGGATGTCCAACTCACAGGAACGTATGAGTCCAAGAAAGAATATTGGGCATATTACCGGCTCAGCAAGGATATCTATCGCAGCCAACGGATGAGACGGCGAGACCTTGCTGTATCTCAGGCTTTGGGGCAATTGATCCAGTATGATAATGCAGGTTCGGACATAGCCACCGGCATCCCGCTGCTACTGGAAGCCCTTGAACAGGTAGTGGATTATCTCGATCTGGATCTGAGTGCGGATTATCTTTCCCAAAGGATCAACCTCTATAATGAATTGAGCCGGCGACTGCGTCAATTGCCCTTGCAGCTTACATTCTCTGCCGATCCATCAATATTGGAGATGGTGGCGAAGCAGAAAACGGAAAAGAGAATACTGATCACTCTCAATTACAAAAAAGACGATCAGCAAAACTATGGCTGCGATCACTTCCCGCTGGTCTTCAGATTCTCCCGCGGCAGCGGAAAGATGCCTCTATCAGGAATGACCGATTCCAAGGGACAGTATCTCCTACCGGTGGAACGAATTACAAGTTTCGAAGCCAATCAGTTGATCGAGGTGGGGATCGATAAATCCCATTATGCCAAGCGGCTCACCAACCCTATCATCCGCAAACTTTTGGACACGATTGTGTTTAAACACGCCCAGATACCGATCCGAGTGGGCAAGCCGAAAGTTTGTCTGCAATACAGCTTCAATGATTCTAAAGGAACAATCTATCGCAAAGTCTTGCAGGACAGACTGATCGACATGGACATCGACATCACGGACAGCCCCCAATCCGCGGATTATATCATCGAAGTCAAGATCGTTTCACGTCCTGGCACTTATATCTCCGCGCTGAATTTGCATTCCGCCTTTGGAGACGTCTATTGTGCTATTAAAAATGCCAGAAGCGGTGAGATCATCATCAGCGACACGATTCAAAACGTGAAAAACAACGCTCCAAGAATGCTGCAAGCGGAGACCGACGCGGAACTTTCCGCTGTGAACGCTCTCTCCGATGGCGTTCTTTATCGCCTGGTGATGGCATCGATCATGGCGGACTAA
- a CDS encoding tetratricopeptide repeat protein, which produces MRKLLLIILLLLACSITLAQYNEKDILAQQAYQLLARRQFTEAEAIFIQILEKFPNDVNSVVQLLQIYFQTSQLDKAESTLNRYRNVLPELSAEEQTIQLFVMQGLPAQAWSLSMTHLQKQRHDIHRYRIIASYFERRGFYEQVLDLYRQARIQHSNDTLFMLEIANTALNFRLFGMALTEYLRFLEANPTNIYHINNQCKIIMAQDSTMINVIGEYANASGNAAVKELYANSLLSMGRQKLALSVYKQLPWDKLHRFAEDQFIALVDETAYPAYAHLIEITQDKIRRAEYLYRMAQIDFRNNRFAGCDSLLLRIIDDPTLVERQYRNRSQINFNARKLMAQNVLAADKDLLAGMRWYQEAQGFARNQSESQDIELEITRLLLINGEYMNAMDKLHSVTEPQLVETRDFLTYLSRLMQKQIDAADSLMNEYIIRYPAGKYVNDSIYLMMFMLDFSEAQMDTFFAAYKKMQLHDPLSVDLLLALFETNNDEELRILAVEWAIALSDKSRALEILDYPWEDEIALEYAALLKLLLMQDGNERIRLARDFLTQNPNSIFSPNFRQRLTSREYSKPKL; this is translated from the coding sequence ATGCGCAAATTACTGTTGATCATCCTTCTGCTTCTTGCTTGCTCAATCACGCTTGCTCAATATAACGAAAAAGACATCCTCGCCCAGCAGGCTTATCAACTTCTCGCCCGCAGGCAATTTACCGAAGCGGAGGCGATCTTCATTCAGATTCTGGAAAAGTTTCCCAACGACGTCAACAGCGTCGTCCAGCTTCTGCAAATCTATTTTCAGACCTCGCAACTGGATAAGGCGGAAAGCACATTGAACCGCTATCGAAACGTCCTGCCGGAGCTGAGCGCCGAGGAGCAAACGATCCAGCTCTTTGTGATGCAAGGCTTACCAGCACAAGCATGGAGCCTGAGCATGACGCATCTGCAAAAACAAAGGCACGATATCCATCGCTATCGCATAATCGCTTCCTATTTCGAACGCCGCGGTTTCTATGAACAGGTGCTCGATCTCTATCGTCAGGCAAGGATTCAGCATAGCAACGACACGCTGTTCATGCTCGAAATTGCCAACACAGCGCTCAATTTCCGGCTTTTCGGCATGGCGCTGACTGAATATCTTCGCTTTCTGGAAGCCAATCCCACAAATATCTATCACATCAACAATCAGTGCAAGATCATCATGGCGCAGGATTCCACTATGATCAACGTCATCGGAGAATACGCAAATGCAAGCGGCAACGCTGCCGTGAAAGAACTTTATGCCAATTCGCTACTCTCCATGGGCAGACAGAAACTCGCCCTGAGTGTCTATAAACAGCTGCCCTGGGATAAATTGCATCGCTTTGCGGAAGATCAGTTCATTGCCCTTGTCGATGAGACCGCTTATCCGGCTTACGCTCATTTGATCGAAATCACACAGGACAAGATCCGCCGGGCTGAATACCTATATCGCATGGCGCAGATAGACTTTCGGAACAACCGGTTTGCGGGGTGCGACTCACTGCTGCTGCGCATCATCGACGATCCCACTTTGGTGGAAAGACAATACCGCAATCGCAGCCAGATAAACTTTAACGCCCGTAAACTGATGGCTCAAAACGTGCTTGCCGCGGACAAGGATCTGCTTGCCGGCATGCGCTGGTATCAAGAGGCACAGGGCTTTGCCAGAAACCAATCCGAATCTCAGGATATCGAGCTGGAGATCACCCGTCTGCTGCTTATCAATGGTGAATACATGAACGCCATGGACAAACTGCACAGCGTCACGGAGCCCCAATTGGTCGAAACGAGAGACTTTCTCACGTATCTTTCCCGCCTCATGCAAAAACAGATCGACGCCGCGGATTCCCTGATGAACGAATACATCATCCGCTATCCAGCCGGGAAGTATGTGAACGACTCCATCTATCTGATGATGTTTATGTTGGATTTTTCCGAGGCTCAGATGGATACATTCTTTGCCGCCTACAAGAAAATGCAGCTTCACGATCCTCTATCGGTCGATTTGCTTTTGGCTTTGTTTGAGACCAACAATGATGAGGAATTGCGCATCCTTGCCGTCGAGTGGGCGATCGCGCTTTCGGATAAAAGCCGCGCTTTGGAGATTTTGGATTATCCTTGGGAAGATGAGATCGCGCTTGAATATGCCGCTCTGCTGAAACTGCTGCTGATGCAGGATGGAAACGAACGCATCCGCCTGGCAAGAGACTTTTTGACCCAAAACCCCAATTCTATCTTTTCACCCAATTTCCGGCAGCGCCTGACAAGCCGTGAATACAGCAAACCAAAACTCTGA
- a CDS encoding ABC transporter substrate-binding protein → MNKILTVLLMALLLFSVSCKKKSDLRRVTVVLDWTPNTNHAGLYVALQHGYFRDAGLDVNIIQPGQNTADQIVASGNAQFGVSYQESVMLARAEDIPVISIAAIMQHNTSGFAALKSANIKRPKDFEGKRYGSSGWPSELAILETIMKDDSADFAKTKIISGVYDFFSTIGKDADFEWIYWGWDGVEAHRRNIEIDFIPIRGLNPIFDFYTPLIIANEKTVKAEPELVAAFLAAASKGYEYCIENPTAAADILIKQVPELNPEQVHLSMNYLSKEYRSDADKWGMQKLEVWQRFGDWMHEKALIPVPVKAEAAFTNKYLP, encoded by the coding sequence ATGAACAAGATTTTGACCGTTTTGCTGATGGCGCTTTTGCTATTCAGCGTGTCCTGCAAGAAAAAGAGTGACCTGCGCAGGGTCACGGTAGTATTGGATTGGACTCCAAACACAAATCACGCAGGACTTTACGTCGCTTTACAACATGGATATTTCCGCGATGCCGGACTTGATGTGAATATCATCCAACCAGGACAAAACACTGCAGATCAGATCGTCGCCTCCGGAAATGCCCAATTTGGCGTCAGCTATCAGGAAAGCGTGATGCTCGCCCGCGCGGAAGACATTCCGGTAATTTCAATCGCCGCGATTATGCAACACAACACCTCCGGATTCGCGGCACTCAAATCCGCCAACATCAAGCGTCCCAAAGACTTTGAAGGAAAACGCTATGGCAGTTCCGGCTGGCCTTCCGAGCTTGCCATTCTGGAAACGATCATGAAGGACGACTCTGCCGATTTTGCCAAAACCAAGATCATCTCAGGCGTCTATGACTTCTTTTCCACCATCGGCAAGGATGCCGATTTTGAATGGATCTACTGGGGTTGGGACGGCGTCGAAGCTCATCGCAGAAACATCGAGATCGATTTTATCCCGATCCGCGGACTCAATCCCATCTTTGATTTCTACACTCCGCTGATCATCGCCAATGAAAAGACCGTCAAAGCCGAACCGGAACTCGTTGCGGCTTTTCTTGCCGCGGCAAGCAAGGGTTATGAGTATTGCATCGAAAATCCCACCGCCGCTGCGGATATTTTGATCAAGCAGGTTCCCGAATTGAATCCTGAACAAGTGCATCTGAGCATGAATTACTTGAGTAAGGAGTATCGTTCCGATGCAGATAAGTGGGGCATGCAAAAGCTGGAAGTGTGGCAGCGTTTTGGTGATTGGATGCACGAGAAAGCTCTGATCCCTGTTCCAGTCAAAGCCGAAGCAGCCTTCACAAACAAGTATCTGCCCTGA
- a CDS encoding tyrosine recombinase, whose amino-acid sequence MSTKLTSLLNSFVYHIKVEKGMAENSIESYKRDIRDFLEFCPKAVEQYVADDLVQYLIALSDTGLVSTSIARKRIAIKQFFLFLSENDYKINLDFDRVPKIKLSEHLPDVIDVETMLGFLNRLPVSNSLETRNKLMFELLYATGMRISELLGLSTHDINLTEKVILVHGKGSKQRYVPYVESVSEWIDRYWKQHRPVLLKFKNTDVFFLNNRGGKLSRMGFWKILRKAALIANIKQEITPHTFRHSFATHLLEAGVNLRIVQALLGHASLNTTQIYTHVDIRHLMETHKVYHPRA is encoded by the coding sequence ATGAGCACAAAACTGACCAGCCTGTTAAACAGCTTTGTCTATCACATCAAAGTGGAAAAGGGCATGGCGGAAAACAGCATCGAAAGCTATAAACGCGATATCAGAGATTTTCTGGAGTTTTGCCCCAAAGCTGTGGAACAATATGTGGCGGACGATCTTGTCCAGTATCTCATCGCGCTCTCCGACACCGGTTTGGTGTCTACCTCCATCGCCCGCAAACGCATCGCCATCAAGCAGTTCTTTCTATTTCTGTCCGAAAACGACTACAAGATCAATCTTGACTTTGATAGAGTGCCCAAGATCAAACTCAGTGAGCATTTACCCGATGTCATAGACGTGGAAACGATGCTTGGTTTTCTCAATCGTCTGCCCGTCTCAAACTCCCTGGAAACACGCAACAAGCTGATGTTTGAGCTCCTCTATGCCACCGGCATGCGAATCTCGGAACTGCTGGGTCTTTCCACCCACGATATCAATCTCACGGAAAAAGTGATCCTCGTCCACGGCAAAGGCAGCAAACAGCGCTATGTCCCTTATGTGGAAAGCGTTTCCGAGTGGATTGACCGATATTGGAAACAGCACCGTCCTGTCCTGCTGAAGTTCAAAAATACGGATGTCTTTTTTCTCAACAACCGCGGCGGAAAGCTCAGCCGCATGGGTTTTTGGAAGATTTTGCGCAAAGCCGCTCTGATTGCTAATATCAAACAGGAGATCACACCCCATACTTTCAGGCATTCCTTTGCCACGCATCTTTTGGAAGCCGGCGTGAATCTGCGTATCGTGCAGGCGCTGCTTGGTCATGCCAGCTTGAATACCACCCAAATCTATACTCACGTGGACATCCGCCATCTGATGGAAACACACAAAGTCTATCATCCGCGAGCATAG
- a CDS encoding endonuclease/exonuclease/phosphatase family protein, with protein MIIKTRLGSILVLVMLLLAVSCGTNTKLTNPDDQDVLLFGSDDSFDAVTWNLRTFPLINPGTLEVLAQMIPLMKVDMIAFQEIMDYSAFMQLAGMIPHYNAYVYTATTSYRLAYLYDSRTVEVRDQYTIFNGETNPFPRAPYVLEITWQGKDIVLINNHLKAMGDNIIDVSDSWDEEMRRRLACEKLDLYIRQNFDTNRVIVLGDLNDQIQESVETNVFLSFLNRPEEYLFTTMHTAQNPTSTTVSYPISFSHIDHILISNELFESYADSRSVCKTIVAENWMGNWSNYYNQVSDHRPVGIKLYID; from the coding sequence ATGATAATAAAGACTCGCCTTGGCTCGATCCTGGTGCTCGTAATGCTGTTGCTTGCTGTTTCCTGCGGGACAAATACGAAGCTGACCAATCCCGATGATCAAGATGTGCTGCTCTTTGGCAGCGACGACAGCTTTGATGCGGTTACTTGGAATCTGCGCACCTTTCCGCTAATTAATCCCGGTACGCTTGAAGTCCTCGCGCAAATGATTCCTCTGATGAAGGTGGACATGATCGCCTTTCAGGAGATCATGGATTATTCCGCGTTTATGCAACTTGCGGGGATGATTCCACATTACAACGCTTATGTTTACACTGCCACTACCAGTTATCGCCTTGCCTATCTGTATGATAGCAGAACCGTCGAGGTGCGCGATCAATACACTATCTTTAATGGTGAGACCAATCCCTTTCCCCGTGCGCCCTATGTGTTGGAAATCACCTGGCAGGGAAAGGATATCGTGCTGATCAACAATCATTTGAAAGCCATGGGTGACAACATTATCGACGTTAGTGATTCATGGGATGAGGAAATGAGACGCCGCCTCGCTTGCGAAAAACTCGATCTGTATATCCGCCAAAACTTTGATACAAACAGGGTGATCGTGCTGGGAGACTTGAACGACCAGATCCAGGAATCGGTCGAGACCAACGTGTTCCTGAGTTTCCTAAACCGCCCTGAGGAATATCTTTTCACCACTATGCACACCGCGCAAAACCCCACATCGACGACGGTCTCCTACCCAATATCCTTTTCTCACATCGACCACATTCTCATATCCAACGAACTTTTTGAGTCCTATGCCGATTCTCGCAGCGTCTGCAAAACGATTGTGGCTGAGAATTGGATGGGAAACTGGTCAAACTATTACAATCAGGTGTCCGACCACAGGCCAGTGGGGATAAAGCTCTATATTGACTGA
- the guaB gene encoding IMP dehydrogenase has protein sequence MKKIIRKSFTFDDVLLVPQHSKTLPAQVNLHTKITPNISLKIPLLSAAMDTVTESALAIAMAREGGIGIIHKNLTIDEQAREVHLVKRAESGIVTNPYTLSPSDNIATVMSLKKHHKVGGFPVVENGFLVGILTNRDIRFETNMKKRVSELMTPRERLITAPIGIDIEAAKSLLQKNRIEKLLLVTPEFQLAGMLTVRDIMKSIDYPSAVQDAKNRLLVGAAIGVTGDYLERAQELIRMGADIIVIDTAHGHHQNIQSALKKVKANLSIDVIAGNVATAKAARFLIDAGADGVKVGIGPGSICTTRVVAGIGVPQLSAIMECAETAEKSGIPIIADGGIKYSGDIVKAIAGGANAVMIGSLFAGTDESPGEFIIYNGRSFKSYRGMGSIGAMKRGSKERYFQDSSDESKLVAEGIEGMVPYKGPLKDFIYQLMGGLRAGMGYCGSANLAQLCKNAQFIEISSAGLKESHPHDIRITKETPNYHSNE, from the coding sequence ATGAAAAAGATCATACGTAAGTCCTTCACTTTTGATGATGTTTTGCTGGTTCCTCAGCATTCAAAGACCCTGCCGGCGCAAGTGAATCTTCACACCAAGATCACGCCAAATATCAGCTTGAAGATTCCGCTTTTAAGCGCTGCCATGGATACGGTGACAGAATCCGCTCTGGCGATTGCTATGGCTCGCGAAGGCGGCATCGGTATCATCCACAAAAACCTCACCATTGATGAGCAGGCGAGGGAAGTACATCTCGTCAAACGCGCCGAAAGCGGAATCGTGACCAATCCCTACACCTTATCCCCCTCGGACAACATTGCCACGGTCATGTCCCTGAAAAAACATCACAAGGTTGGCGGTTTCCCCGTGGTGGAAAATGGGTTCTTGGTGGGAATCCTGACCAATCGGGACATTCGCTTTGAGACCAACATGAAAAAACGCGTGAGTGAGCTGATGACTCCGCGGGAAAGACTGATCACCGCTCCCATCGGAATCGATATCGAAGCCGCAAAGTCGCTTTTGCAAAAAAACCGCATCGAAAAACTGCTGTTGGTGACACCCGAATTTCAACTTGCGGGCATGCTGACCGTGCGGGATATCATGAAAAGCATCGATTATCCCTCCGCAGTTCAGGATGCAAAGAATCGCCTTCTCGTAGGTGCCGCGATCGGTGTTACCGGAGATTATCTTGAACGGGCGCAAGAGCTTATACGCATGGGTGCGGATATCATCGTCATCGATACTGCCCACGGTCATCACCAAAACATCCAAAGCGCTTTGAAGAAAGTGAAAGCCAATCTTTCCATCGATGTCATCGCTGGAAATGTCGCCACCGCCAAAGCAGCGAGATTTCTCATCGATGCCGGAGCGGACGGTGTCAAGGTAGGCATTGGACCTGGTTCGATCTGCACTACCAGAGTGGTGGCGGGCATCGGAGTTCCCCAACTCAGTGCCATTATGGAATGTGCTGAAACAGCCGAAAAATCCGGCATCCCCATAATTGCGGACGGTGGCATCAAATACTCCGGAGACATCGTCAAAGCCATTGCCGGAGGCGCCAATGCCGTAATGATCGGTTCGCTTTTTGCAGGAACCGATGAGAGCCCCGGTGAATTCATCATCTACAATGGCAGAAGCTTCAAAAGCTACCGCGGCATGGGATCAATCGGAGCGATGAAACGCGGCAGCAAGGAACGCTATTTTCAAGATAGCAGCGACGAAAGCAAGCTCGTGGCGGAAGGCATCGAAGGCATGGTGCCCTATAAGGGACCGCTGAAAGACTTCATCTACCAACTTATGGGTGGTCTGCGTGCCGGAATGGGATATTGCGGATCCGCGAACCTTGCACAACTTTGCAAAAACGCCCAGTTTATCGAGATTTCCTCTGCGGGTCTCAAAGAATCTCACCCGCACGACATACGCATCACCAAGGAGACTCCGAATTACCACAGCAATGAATAG